In Staphylococcus lloydii, the following proteins share a genomic window:
- a CDS encoding DUF2977 domain-containing protein, which translates to MWHKRTTANINVNEDKEITSYATVGGVGGIDVPLDILPDDFRENFASKFYLYEDGVIKRNPDYTQTRFDEEEQ; encoded by the coding sequence ATGTGGCATAAAAGAACTACGGCAAATATCAATGTAAATGAAGATAAAGAAATAACGTCCTATGCGACTGTCGGGGGCGTCGGTGGTATTGATGTCCCTTTAGACATTTTACCTGACGACTTCAGAGAAAATTTCGCTAGTAAATTCTATCTATATGAGGACGGCGTAATCAAACGCAACCCTGATTACACGCAAACTAGGTTTGATGAAGAGGAGCAATAG
- a CDS encoding holin, whose amino-acid sequence MEQIIAFAGVISVITIALVQVLKKSKVVPKNWLPVAGMVVGVVIGGVTQFIPEIVTELSFGGRLLAGLISGLMATGVWETFKNREGKNTEKLGAGAQAKAPKK is encoded by the coding sequence ATGGAACAGATTATCGCATTTGCAGGTGTCATATCAGTAATTACAATCGCATTAGTGCAAGTATTGAAAAAATCTAAGGTAGTACCTAAGAACTGGTTACCTGTTGCAGGTATGGTCGTTGGTGTTGTCATTGGTGGCGTCACGCAGTTCATTCCTGAAATTGTAACAGAGCTTTCATTCGGTGGCCGTTTATTAGCTGGTTTGATAAGTGGCTTAATGGCTACTGGCGTATGGGAAACTTTTAAAAATAGAGAGGGCAAGAACACAGAGAAACTAGGCGCAGGCGCACAAGCAAAAGCACCTAAAAAATAA
- the ahpF gene encoding alkyl hydroperoxide reductase subunit F → MLNDELKSQLKQLLQLMEGDVELRASLGSDDKSKELKELLDEVSSMSSNISVEETDLKRTPSFTVNRPGEDTGVTFAGLPMGHEFNSLVLALLQVSGRPPKEEQAVIDQIKALDRPLHFETYISLTCQKCPDVVQALNLMSLLNPNITHTMIDGAIFKEESENIMAVPAIFLNGEEFGNGRMTVQDILTSLGSQADPSEFNDKAPYDVLILGGGPASGTSAIYTARKGLRTGIVADRIGGQVNDTAAIENFVTVKETDGPKFSSALEDHIKQYDDIDVMTGVRASGIEKTDEDIVITLDNDAQLRSKTVIIATGARWRKLQVPGEDELINKGVAFCPHCDGPLFEGKDVAVVGGGNSGVEAAIDLAGIVKHVTLLERNAELKADDVLQQRLNSLSNVTVIKQAQTTEVIGEESVTGLKYNDISANEEHTIELDGIFVQIGLLPNTEWLDEYVELNEAKEITIDRKNATSVPGIFAAGDVTDDRNKQIIISMGAGANAALNAFDYIIRH, encoded by the coding sequence ATGCTAAATGATGAGTTGAAATCACAACTTAAGCAATTACTTCAATTAATGGAAGGTGACGTAGAATTAAGAGCTAGTCTTGGTTCTGACGATAAATCTAAAGAGTTAAAAGAACTTTTAGATGAAGTTTCTAGCATGTCATCTAACATTAGTGTAGAAGAAACTGACCTAAAACGTACACCTAGCTTTACAGTAAACCGTCCAGGCGAAGATACTGGCGTTACTTTCGCAGGTTTACCAATGGGTCATGAATTTAACTCACTTGTTCTAGCTTTATTACAAGTTAGTGGTCGCCCACCAAAAGAAGAACAAGCAGTTATAGATCAAATCAAAGCATTAGACCGTCCACTACATTTTGAAACTTATATCAGTTTAACTTGTCAAAAATGTCCTGACGTAGTCCAAGCTTTAAATTTAATGAGTTTATTAAACCCTAACATCACTCATACAATGATTGACGGAGCTATCTTTAAAGAAGAATCCGAAAATATAATGGCTGTACCTGCTATTTTCCTAAATGGAGAAGAGTTTGGTAATGGTCGTATGACAGTACAAGATATTTTAACTAGTTTAGGTAGTCAGGCTGACCCATCTGAATTTAACGACAAAGCACCTTACGATGTTTTAATCCTTGGCGGTGGCCCTGCAAGTGGTACTTCTGCCATTTATACAGCGCGTAAAGGGTTACGCACAGGTATCGTTGCAGACCGCATTGGCGGACAAGTAAATGATACTGCTGCCATTGAAAACTTTGTAACAGTTAAAGAAACGGATGGACCAAAATTCTCATCTGCTTTAGAAGATCATATTAAACAATATGATGATATCGATGTTATGACTGGCGTTCGTGCTAGTGGTATCGAGAAAACAGATGAAGACATTGTTATTACTTTAGATAATGATGCGCAATTACGCAGTAAAACTGTAATTATTGCTACTGGTGCACGTTGGCGTAAACTACAAGTTCCTGGTGAAGATGAACTTATCAACAAAGGTGTGGCATTCTGCCCTCACTGTGATGGTCCATTATTCGAAGGTAAAGATGTTGCAGTTGTAGGCGGAGGTAACTCTGGCGTTGAGGCTGCCATTGACTTAGCAGGAATAGTTAAACATGTAACTTTACTAGAAAGAAATGCAGAGTTAAAAGCTGACGATGTATTACAACAACGATTAAACTCTCTATCAAACGTAACAGTTATTAAACAAGCTCAAACTACCGAAGTTATTGGTGAAGAGTCAGTAACCGGTTTAAAATATAATGATATCAGTGCAAATGAAGAGCATACTATTGAATTAGACGGTATTTTCGTTCAAATTGGATTATTACCTAACACTGAATGGTTAGATGAATATGTTGAATTGAATGAAGCTAAAGAAATTACGATTGACCGTAAAAATGCGACAAGTGTTCCTGGAATATTTGCCGCTGGTGACGTAACAGACGACCGTAATAAGCAAATCATTATTTCAATGGGTGCAGGCGCAAATGCCGCATTAAATGCTTTCGATTATATTATTCGTCACTAA
- a CDS encoding SH3 domain-containing protein produces the protein MKKQEAVNWAVKHIGKELTAGQSNGAQCATFIIEFLKDHFGVHPTGNAKDFIDYNYPKGFQVIKNTKEFVPQKGDIFVLDNGKYGHTGMVTNANQYLFDSIDQNWYNASSMGSPASFIQNHVYDDFVGVIRPPYEDAEKGITTEATKLETINHSINYTMNKRVGSLDGVVIHNTADSISAKTQYNRLSNASVARYEAGVAHYYGDHKTMWRAIDTYRIAWHVADTYGNGHYLGYEVCDSMGASNKEFAKNEQAVFKQAGIDMLYYGMEPNRKTVKLHNQFVPTACPHRSMALHVDFDPVISGAPPRAKQLEMQDYFIKEIKKYYNNPTLEAGEPDNVPDGVTIPTDKQKKNLVKAKSKKVGNKWRRNTHGILWKPEKATFTASSDIYTRYNGPWTGWAIAGMLYAGQSVNYDEVYDFDGYIWIAWTTSSGSRVYMPIGYSAGNGQRAGEAWGTFS, from the coding sequence ATGAAGAAACAAGAAGCAGTGAATTGGGCAGTCAAGCACATAGGCAAAGAGCTTACAGCAGGCCAGTCAAATGGTGCTCAATGTGCGACGTTTATTATAGAGTTTTTAAAAGACCATTTCGGCGTACACCCTACAGGTAACGCCAAAGACTTTATTGACTACAACTACCCTAAAGGCTTTCAAGTGATTAAAAATACAAAGGAATTTGTGCCACAAAAAGGCGACATTTTCGTATTGGATAACGGCAAGTATGGGCACACAGGCATGGTCACAAACGCCAATCAATACTTATTTGATAGTATAGACCAAAACTGGTATAACGCCTCTTCAATGGGCAGTCCAGCCTCATTTATACAAAACCATGTATATGATGATTTCGTAGGTGTCATTCGCCCACCTTACGAGGACGCAGAAAAAGGCATTACGACAGAGGCCACAAAGCTAGAAACGATTAACCACTCAATCAACTACACAATGAACAAACGAGTTGGCTCTCTTGACGGTGTGGTTATTCACAACACAGCTGACAGCATTTCAGCTAAAACGCAGTATAACCGTTTGAGCAATGCCTCAGTGGCACGCTATGAGGCAGGTGTTGCGCACTACTACGGCGACCACAAGACAATGTGGCGTGCAATCGACACGTACCGTATTGCATGGCATGTCGCAGACACATACGGCAACGGCCACTATTTAGGCTATGAGGTGTGTGACTCAATGGGTGCCAGCAACAAGGAGTTCGCTAAGAACGAGCAGGCTGTATTCAAGCAAGCAGGCATTGACATGCTCTACTATGGCATGGAGCCTAATAGGAAAACAGTCAAACTACATAATCAATTCGTACCTACGGCATGCCCACACAGAAGCATGGCGTTACATGTTGACTTCGACCCTGTCATCAGTGGTGCGCCACCTAGAGCGAAACAGCTAGAAATGCAAGATTATTTCATCAAGGAAATTAAGAAGTATTACAACAACCCAACACTTGAAGCTGGCGAGCCTGACAATGTACCTGACGGCGTGACAATCCCAACAGACAAACAGAAGAAAAATCTTGTTAAGGCTAAAAGTAAGAAAGTCGGCAATAAGTGGCGTAGAAATACACACGGCATTTTATGGAAACCTGAAAAAGCTACATTCACGGCCTCATCAGACATCTATACGAGATACAACGGCCCTTGGACTGGCTGGGCAATTGCAGGCATGCTGTATGCAGGTCAGTCAGTAAATTACGATGAAGTGTACGACTTCGACGGCTACATATGGATAGCATGGACGACAAGTTCAGGCTCAAGAGTTTACATGCCTATAGGCTACTCAGCAGGTAACGGCCAACGTGCAGGCGAGGCATGGGGGACATTCTCATAA
- a CDS encoding NDxxF motif lipoprotein: MKKRILLSLIMILAVVLAACSNDEDHDDNQHSEKHAPKNVKVLTEKDIFHSNKSGENISKEEMNKAIKKYLEVNSVILDNKYLMQYKLDKQSNSDKKITDKQSKRLSDLSRNAIKNDVRFKKFVENNNLPKGYKTNVDRIIKYFTSLNSTIKNVDDDIEQLDYQPQNELNVVDVSTKYAGQVNGKQQDKIKKFLKSKDISTKAIDK; this comes from the coding sequence ATGAAAAAGCGTATTTTATTATCGCTCATTATGATATTAGCCGTCGTACTGGCAGCTTGCTCAAACGATGAAGATCATGATGACAACCAACATAGCGAAAAGCATGCACCTAAAAACGTAAAAGTCCTTACTGAAAAAGATATTTTCCACTCTAATAAAAGTGGCGAAAATATAAGCAAAGAAGAAATGAATAAGGCTATCAAAAAATATCTAGAGGTTAATTCAGTAATTCTTGATAACAAATATTTAATGCAATACAAATTAGATAAACAATCAAATTCAGATAAAAAAATTACGGATAAACAGTCAAAACGCCTGTCAGACTTATCACGTAATGCCATTAAAAATGATGTTAGATTTAAAAAATTCGTCGAAAATAATAACCTTCCTAAAGGGTACAAGACAAATGTAGATCGCATCATCAAATATTTCACATCATTAAATAGCACAATTAAAAACGTCGATGATGATATCGAACAACTTGATTACCAACCTCAAAATGAATTAAACGTAGTCGATGTTTCTACAAAATACGCTGGTCAAGTAAACGGAAAACAACAAGATAAAATTAAGAAATTCTTAAAATCGAAAGATATTAGTACTAAAGCTATAGATAAATAG
- a CDS encoding DUF2951 family protein encodes MEEKDRYNDRRFRDIEEKVKEDKRDTDGTVKKLYTSLEEIKQSQHTQEKTNLKMDYTLNSINREREIERENKKQSQKDFKQLRFMMLGTVATLFGSLLLALIRSWLGI; translated from the coding sequence TTGGAAGAAAAAGACAGATATAATGATAGGCGTTTCAGAGACATTGAGGAAAAAGTCAAAGAGGATAAAAGGGATACAGATGGTACAGTCAAAAAACTGTACACCTCTTTAGAAGAAATCAAACAAAGCCAGCACACGCAAGAAAAGACAAATTTGAAAATGGACTACACGCTAAATTCAATCAATCGTGAACGTGAGATTGAAAGAGAAAACAAGAAGCAAAGCCAAAAGGACTTTAAGCAGTTGCGTTTCATGATGTTAGGTACAGTTGCAACGCTTTTTGGGTCTTTGCTATTAGCTTTAATCCGTAGTTGGTTAGGCATTTAA
- a CDS encoding phage tail domain-containing protein, whose protein sequence is MDLKITKLDGSSYTLGQYGVTVKDVVISPIEVEQEKRNIKGLHGTFDAGMTYKERSISVPFVFVTESLSSYPLYRDLIFELVYDEQPFYVQEMRRPQRQQYEFKDTIYNDTAVTTDQYGYDTVFDSSQTDNEVSTGKRYLVRITECEEMEQSGKKGKGSMKFTTTELPFAESIGTSLDLESKGLNYTEEPIWSYGMGLMHDPDTRHYTFDISQSKEHDVYNFGNVKIDQFNQHLILRLTFNSKPKGKIKFGFNGTQCEINTDEANIKKGDVVTYESGGYFKNGLSILVNTNYGIPVMQTGKNKLTFNENYDIEAQVECRYYYL, encoded by the coding sequence TTGGACTTAAAAATTACAAAGCTAGACGGCTCCAGCTACACGCTGGGACAATATGGCGTTACGGTTAAAGATGTTGTCATCAGTCCGATTGAGGTTGAGCAGGAAAAACGAAATATCAAAGGCTTGCACGGAACATTTGACGCAGGTATGACCTACAAGGAGCGCAGTATTAGCGTTCCATTTGTTTTTGTTACCGAGAGCTTGTCATCATATCCACTATACAGAGACTTAATCTTTGAGCTGGTCTATGATGAACAGCCTTTTTATGTGCAGGAAATGCGCAGACCTCAGAGACAACAATATGAATTTAAAGACACGATTTACAATGATACAGCAGTCACAACAGACCAATACGGCTATGATACTGTGTTCGACAGCTCTCAAACAGACAACGAGGTCTCAACAGGTAAGCGCTACTTAGTGCGTATTACTGAGTGTGAGGAAATGGAACAATCAGGCAAAAAAGGTAAGGGCTCTATGAAGTTCACCACGACTGAGTTACCTTTTGCTGAAAGCATTGGCACGTCCTTAGACCTTGAAAGCAAAGGGCTTAACTACACTGAGGAGCCTATATGGTCTTATGGTATGGGCTTAATGCACGACCCTGATACTCGACACTACACATTTGATATTAGCCAAAGTAAAGAACATGATGTCTATAATTTCGGCAATGTGAAGATAGACCAATTCAACCAGCATTTAATTTTAAGGCTAACTTTCAATAGCAAGCCTAAAGGCAAAATCAAGTTTGGTTTTAATGGCACACAATGCGAGATTAATACAGACGAGGCCAATATCAAAAAAGGCGATGTCGTTACATACGAGTCAGGTGGCTACTTCAAAAATGGCCTTAGCATTTTAGTCAATACAAACTATGGTATTCCAGTAATGCAAACAGGCAAAAATAAACTTACATTCAACGAGAACTATGACATTGAGGCTCAAGTTGAGTGCAGATACTACTACTTATAG
- a CDS encoding DUF7643 domain-containing protein → MALILKDLNRNAYPVETVTNHIVRMNDEGMLTFNVIENDQTKDFINDISKMWRVENVTGEAESQAYIVVIAKRKALKDKQVVEVTAKEAQFDYLTTQRVYENVTGSRTAVDFLNLVFDDTPYSYVMLDSAPAIEWENAGDGQTKFDMFLKWLKRNNFEFQYEATSKTFKLGEHISRRPAYYISKRLNANDISFEEDATSFYTYVRGFGDYEGEDNMHEANLIREYPKDAKSPMIELFGIREAEPVTDGRITDEKTMDARLKKVVEESLSLSVELDFVTLGKNYPFAQPEIGDEIPVIDETIDFNRVLRIQEIKTTRDAHHKVIKQSIVVGDPKRETRYKRSQAGTISDMKELIAGRSNIRESVLPSAIKEATKMLQDTSSELSFSEQGIMAVDKDNPNYVTLLNSSGLGVSKDSGQTFHNAITRGQINASLITTGSMNADYIRSGTLDANLVEVVGGEGDKYVSIVNDELRLNGTFTRMWRGDTTTYNIFTSMKNGYLRFRNNDLDRSLYFSEFGISTYVDQTGEYVDAPGNSSGTIAWWDKTYSPAGSNGITINSYGGVAALTSNKNRVMVQAGGSVNLESTHSNVYIRPDISQLGQNTFSFNIANNRQYKDGYIMFGDHDNNAYASGVRFSRAYARLEIVDTNYSTGGDTTIEAGYGSFNTVTRRSGNSYVNIAHPDVFKVGADDNGDRVASGTIYNRTYSNDANVYVTSYGTLGRATSASKYKLSIENQHDTPELQYRHSSKLLDLDVKSWFDKSESEITAKECETGKQCSEDKFKLQRHVGLIAEEVESAGLSEHVTYGADGEVEGIEYGRLWIHLIPIIKDQQKRIKQLEATINGK, encoded by the coding sequence ATGGCTTTAATTCTTAAAGACCTAAACAGGAACGCCTACCCTGTCGAAACGGTAACCAATCACATAGTGAGAATGAACGATGAGGGCATGTTGACGTTTAATGTTATTGAGAACGACCAAACAAAAGATTTTATAAATGACATATCAAAAATGTGGCGTGTAGAGAACGTGACAGGCGAAGCAGAGTCGCAAGCATACATTGTTGTCATTGCTAAGCGTAAAGCCTTAAAGGATAAGCAGGTCGTTGAAGTTACAGCTAAAGAAGCGCAGTTTGACTACCTAACCACACAACGAGTTTATGAAAATGTAACGGGTAGCCGAACAGCCGTAGACTTTCTCAATCTCGTTTTTGATGACACGCCTTACAGCTATGTCATGCTCGATAGTGCTCCAGCCATAGAGTGGGAAAATGCAGGCGACGGACAAACTAAGTTCGACATGTTCCTCAAATGGCTTAAAAGAAATAACTTCGAGTTTCAATACGAGGCTACATCAAAAACATTCAAGTTGGGCGAGCATATCTCTCGCCGTCCAGCTTATTATATATCTAAAAGACTGAACGCAAACGACATCAGTTTTGAAGAGGACGCAACAAGTTTCTATACATATGTCAGAGGCTTCGGCGACTATGAGGGCGAAGATAACATGCATGAGGCGAATTTAATTCGTGAATATCCTAAAGACGCTAAGAGCCCTATGATTGAATTATTCGGTATCAGAGAGGCTGAGCCTGTTACAGATGGACGTATCACAGATGAAAAGACTATGGACGCTAGGCTCAAAAAGGTTGTCGAAGAGTCGCTCAGCTTGAGCGTTGAGCTTGATTTCGTAACGTTAGGCAAAAACTACCCATTCGCTCAACCTGAAATCGGCGACGAAATACCTGTCATTGATGAAACGATTGACTTTAACAGAGTGCTACGCATACAAGAGATAAAAACAACTCGTGACGCACACCATAAAGTCATTAAGCAATCAATCGTGGTCGGCGACCCTAAACGCGAGACAAGATACAAGCGCAGTCAGGCTGGTACGATTTCAGACATGAAAGAATTGATCGCAGGACGCTCAAATATTCGTGAGTCTGTGTTGCCTAGTGCGATTAAAGAGGCCACTAAAATGCTACAAGACACTTCAAGTGAATTGTCATTTAGTGAGCAAGGCATTATGGCCGTTGATAAGGACAACCCAAACTATGTGACGCTACTCAATTCAAGTGGCTTAGGTGTCAGCAAAGACAGTGGGCAAACGTTCCACAATGCCATTACTCGAGGACAGATAAACGCAAGCCTCATCACAACAGGGTCTATGAACGCTGATTACATACGCAGTGGAACATTAGACGCAAACCTTGTTGAAGTAGTCGGAGGCGAGGGCGACAAATATGTCTCAATCGTCAATGATGAGTTAAGGCTAAATGGTACATTTACAAGAATGTGGCGAGGCGATACTACCACATACAACATCTTTACAAGTATGAAAAATGGTTATTTGAGATTTAGAAATAATGACCTAGACCGTTCCCTTTATTTTTCTGAGTTCGGTATTTCAACCTATGTAGACCAAACAGGGGAATATGTAGATGCTCCCGGTAACTCATCAGGGACGATTGCATGGTGGGATAAAACTTACAGCCCTGCAGGTTCAAATGGTATAACGATAAACTCCTACGGTGGGGTTGCAGCACTTACCAGCAACAAAAACCGTGTCATGGTACAAGCAGGTGGCTCAGTCAATTTGGAAAGCACACACTCTAACGTTTATATTCGACCTGACATTAGTCAACTGGGACAAAATACTTTCTCATTTAATATTGCAAATAATCGACAATATAAAGACGGTTACATTATGTTCGGCGACCATGACAATAATGCTTATGCGAGTGGTGTTCGTTTTAGCCGTGCATACGCTCGACTTGAGATAGTCGACACGAATTACAGCACAGGTGGCGACACGACAATAGAGGCAGGTTATGGCTCATTTAACACAGTAACTCGACGATCAGGTAACAGCTACGTGAATATCGCCCACCCTGATGTATTCAAAGTCGGGGCTGATGATAACGGCGACCGAGTAGCCTCAGGCACGATATACAACCGAACTTATTCAAATGACGCCAATGTCTATGTTACAAGTTACGGTACATTAGGCCGTGCTACATCAGCAAGCAAGTACAAACTGAGCATAGAAAATCAACATGACACGCCTGAATTACAGTATAGACACTCTAGCAAGTTGTTAGACCTTGACGTTAAGTCGTGGTTTGACAAATCAGAGTCAGAAATCACAGCCAAAGAGTGCGAGACAGGCAAACAGTGCAGTGAGGATAAGTTCAAACTACAAAGACATGTCGGGCTCATCGCAGAAGAGGTTGAAAGTGCTGGGCTATCTGAACATGTTACCTATGGAGCTGATGGCGAGGTCGAGGGTATTGAGTACGGTCGACTATGGATACACTTAATCCCTATCATCAAAGACCAGCAGAAACGCATTAAACAATTGGAGGCAACTATCAATGGAAAATAG
- a CDS encoding YolD-like family protein codes for MEQFIEKQNKIDKPILSDDQLAELNDKLAYKMFNNPETKVKYYSRGYIEMLNGFVHKTDALKGVLVLNTKGEDIEIPLTDIVYIE; via the coding sequence ATAGAGCAATTTATTGAGAAGCAGAACAAAATTGATAAACCTATTCTAAGTGATGACCAATTAGCAGAGTTGAATGATAAACTTGCCTATAAAATGTTTAACAACCCTGAAACAAAAGTGAAATATTATAGTCGAGGCTACATTGAAATGTTAAATGGTTTCGTCCATAAAACAGATGCACTAAAAGGTGTGCTAGTTTTAAATACTAAAGGTGAAGATATAGAAATTCCCTTAACAGATATAGTGTATATAGAATGA
- a CDS encoding DUF4352 domain-containing protein produces the protein MKKGIFGCFGCLGLIVVIIAFFAIMSAIFTGGNDSSSESSKKSTSKDNGKTYKVGDTVKLDGLEFTVNDVSTANQVGTNGVEQNAKGEFVVLNVTVRNNNDKGLMMNSNYFKLIKGDTTSEADTVASTSANQENSPDDTGFLGETINPENEQTAKVVFDVSSNIANSNDKVVQVQSGAFGTKTAKIKLN, from the coding sequence ATGAAAAAAGGAATATTTGGCTGTTTTGGCTGTCTAGGTTTAATCGTCGTGATTATTGCGTTTTTTGCTATTATGAGTGCAATTTTCACAGGAGGTAATGACTCAAGCTCAGAAAGTAGTAAAAAGTCTACAAGTAAGGATAATGGGAAAACTTACAAAGTAGGCGACACAGTCAAACTAGACGGATTAGAATTTACAGTGAACGACGTATCAACAGCAAACCAAGTTGGGACAAATGGCGTTGAACAAAATGCCAAAGGCGAGTTTGTTGTATTAAACGTTACTGTGAGGAACAACAACGATAAGGGCTTAATGATGAACAGCAACTACTTTAAACTTATCAAAGGGGACACAACGAGTGAAGCTGACACCGTTGCTAGTACATCAGCCAATCAAGAAAACTCGCCCGATGATACAGGCTTTTTAGGGGAAACAATCAACCCTGAAAATGAACAAACGGCTAAGGTCGTGTTTGATGTCAGCTCTAATATAGCTAACTCAAATGACAAAGTAGTTCAAGTACAATCAGGCGCATTTGGAACGAAAACAGCAAAAATTAAATTGAACTAA